ACACGATCGCGATCGTCTCCTCGTCGAGGTCTTCGACGGACTCGACGACCGACTGGAGGTCCTGATCGTCGCCCTCGAGATTCTCCTCGATCGTCTGCGGGTCCGGGAGATCGGTTTCGATTCGGACGAGCGAGCGGCTTTTTGCGGTGTTCTCGATGTACCGTTGCGGATCGCTGTTCGGATCGTTCATATCGCCGAACTGAATGACCTCGGGCGGACAGGCGTCCTCGCAGGCCGTCCGGCCGACGAACTCCTCGCCCTTGCTGCCGTCCTGACGCGTCGGACAGAACGTACACTTCTCCATGACGCCCCGCGGCCCGCGGGCGCTGACCGGCCGGCCCCGCTCGTCGTACACGTGGTCCTCCTCGAGTTCGGACGCGGGGACTTCGGGCTCGTCCCACTGGAAGTAGTTGACGCCGTACGGGCAGGCGACCTGACAGTAGCGACAGCCGATACAGACGTCGTAGTCAGTCAGGACGAGTCCGTCGGAGTCGCGGGTGTGGCGCGCCGTCGTCGGACAGACCTTCTCACAGGGCGCGTCGGTGCAGTGCTGGCAGGGCCGAATGAGGCGGTAGTCTTCCTCCTCGTCGGTCGTCTCGTCCTGGTAGTCGAGGATGTACATCCAGTTGGCGCCCTGATCCCAGTCGTGTTCCTCGGCGCAGGCGACGACGCAGGAGAGACAGCCGTCGCAGTGTTCCAGATCGAGCGCCATCCCCCACTGGGTCCCTTCGTTCTCTTCGCCTCCCTCTTCGGACTCCGCCGTGACCGCGGCGGCCGGCGGTTCGTCCGAGCCGCCGTTAGAGATTCCCCAGGCGCCGAACCCCACCGCGCCGGCGCCCCCCATCTTCTTCATGACGTCCCGGCGCGACTCCTCGTCGACGCCGAACCGAGAGAGCGTGCTCTCGAGGCGCCCGTCCTCGTCGGCGTCGCCGGCCTCGATCGGTCGTTCGTCCTCGCCGAACTCGTCCATCACGTCCTCGTGATAGCGATCGTGGAATTCCTCCTCCGAGAGCTCCCCCTTGGTGACGCGCATGGCGTCTCTGGCCATCTCCATCCCCAACTCCGCGTCGTACTCCGTGTCCTCGAGTTCCGCCTCGAGGCCGTCCTGCCACTCTTCGCCGAGGGGATGGAACGTCTCCTCGTCCGCACCCTCGTGATCGTCGGAACTCACCGCTGTCCACCCCGATCGACGGCCGCCTGGTTACAATCGAGTCCCATTTTCTGCTACTACCGATTTCGGACCTATTTCGATAAACAGTGTGCTTGCGAATGGCATGCGGCCGCTCGACGCTCGCAGACGTCCCTCGCGGGACGGTACGCCGCACTCGACGACGCGGTGGTTCCGATTAGTGTCGTGGCTCGACTCGAGGACGGGTCTCGGACTCGAGAAGTCCGTCCGCTGTTCGTCTCGTTGCACCGTGAGAAACGCCGAGAGAGAGGTTTGAACGACGTGAAGACCTCATCCCGCGTCTTCTCTCGTTCAAATCTTCGCAGTCGTTTCGCAGCAACGGGCGTCGGTTCGCGCCGCTACGCGTCGCTCACCGGTTTGTTGCTGCAAAAGCGCCGAGAGGGAGATTTGAACTCCCGAGTCCGTGAGGACAGTAGATTTCGAATCTACCGCCTTGGCCGGGCTAGGCTATCTCGGCTCACTCATTCGTACCCGGGTGATGTTTTTACCCGTTTCGATTTTCGTCTCCCGTGGGAGTGCGTACCGCATGCCAGTCTCGGGGTCCCCGCTCGTCCTCAGAGGATATCACCGACGCGTCGCGGCTCGCCCTGGAGGTTCGGCTGTTCGGCGACGATCTGCAGCACTTCGTGGTCGGTCACGTCGTAGTAGGTCTTCTCCGTCGCCTCTTCGATGAGTTCTCGCTCGAGGCGGAACTCGGTGCCTTCGTAGACGACGTCGACCCCCTCTTCGTCGAACGCGAGAGTCGTCATGGACGGCCGTACGCGGCGCGGGATTAAAAGCGGGGCGTTGCGATTCGCGTCGCGTGAGACGCGCGTCAGACGCGCGGCGGACGACGCGCGAGGTTTATTAGTGGATACTCCTTTGGGGTGAAGTGTGGCCTTCAGCAGGGACCCGTTAGACGAACTGGTCGTTCCCGACGGAACGGAAGCCAAGGAAGTCGACCTCGTAACCGACGGTGACGTCCTCGTCGGCGGTCGGTCGACCGTCGAGTTCGGGGTCCGCGGCCGAAACGTCCTCGCCGGCGAAGCCGTCGAGTTCGGCGGCGCCATCGAAGCCGAGGCGGACTGTCGTCTCGACATGTGGTGCGAGGTCGCCGAAAACGTACTGGTCGGGCAGGACGCCTACATCGGCGAGCGCGTCCACGTCGCCGGCGAGATGAAAGTCGCCGGCGACCTCGATATCGGCGACGACGTCGAGATCGAGGAGGGGTTCGAGGCCAACGGCTGGATCGTCATCCGCAACCCCATGCCGACGATCGTGTTCCTGTTCGTCTACCTCAAACACCTCCTGCTGATCGGCGAGGAACAGACCGCGCAGCGACTCGTCTCCGAACTCGTCGACGAGGACGAGGGCGAGGAGATCGACGCCGATCCGCTCGTGATCCCCAAGAACGCGACGGTCAGCGACGACGCCTGGCGGGTCTCGACGCCCGCGACGATCGGCGACGACTGCCGGCTCCACGGCAACGTCCGCGCCGAGACGATCGCCGTCGGCGCCGAGACGACGATCTTCGGCAGCCTCCGGGCTCGAGGCGACGTCACCGTCGGCGAGGGAACGCGAATCCACGGCGACCTGACCACGCGCGACGGCGACGTCACGATCGCGGCGGGCGCTCGCGTCCTCGGTGACGTCTCGTGTGCGGCGCTCGAGCTCGGCCCCGACGCGGAGATCGACGGGACGATCCGCGCCAACGGCGAGATCACGATGGGGACGACCGACCGCGAACCCGAGTGAGGGCGGTTCGCAGGCGCGAAAACGGAGCGGGGCGCTCAGTAGATCAGTTCGTCGTCGTTTTCGACCATGTACAGCGTCCGCGCCGCGATGTTGACCGAGTGATCGCCGACGCGCTCCAGGTCGCGGATCGTCAACAGGAGCCGCGAGACGTCCTGCAACAACAGTTCGACCTCTTCGGGCGAATCGAGTTCGCGCTCGATCAGGTCGCGGACGACGATCTCGCTGGCTCGCTCGGCGAAGTGATCGAGGTCGTCGTCGCGGGCGGCGAGTTCGCGACAGGCCGCAGTGTCTTCCTCGTCGTAGGCGACCATCGCGTCCTCGATCATCTGGAGGGTCAGTTCGCCCATCTCCTGGACGTCGACGTCGGGGAACAGGTTCTCCTCGGCGTCCAGCGTGTACTCGCCGAGGTTCGTCGCGAGGTCGGCGATCCGCTCGAGGTCGGTGATGATCTTGAACGAGGCGGCGATAAACCGGAGGTCGCTCGCGACCGGCTGCTGGAGCGCCAGCAGGTCGATGCAGTCCTGCTCTAAGTTGAGGTACATCCGGTTGATCTCGCCGTCGCCCTCGATTACCTCCCGGGCGAGTTCGCGGTCTTTCTGCTCGAGGGCGTCGAGCCCCATCCGAAGTCGCTCCATGACGACTTCGCTCATGTAGAGGATGTC
This portion of the Haloterrigena gelatinilytica genome encodes:
- a CDS encoding 4Fe-4S ferredoxin N-terminal domain-containing protein — protein: MSSDDHEGADEETFHPLGEEWQDGLEAELEDTEYDAELGMEMARDAMRVTKGELSEEEFHDRYHEDVMDEFGEDERPIEAGDADEDGRLESTLSRFGVDEESRRDVMKKMGGAGAVGFGAWGISNGGSDEPPAAAVTAESEEGGEENEGTQWGMALDLEHCDGCLSCVVACAEEHDWDQGANWMYILDYQDETTDEEEDYRLIRPCQHCTDAPCEKVCPTTARHTRDSDGLVLTDYDVCIGCRYCQVACPYGVNYFQWDEPEVPASELEEDHVYDERGRPVSARGPRGVMEKCTFCPTRQDGSKGEEFVGRTACEDACPPEVIQFGDMNDPNSDPQRYIENTAKSRSLVRIETDLPDPQTIEENLEGDDQDLQSVVESVEDLDEETIAIVLAVAILGEGGEPEHGANETLAEQEAAVFDVVRALDENGLDLESQELLVELELAEDPGEDEEFQGSDEELAQEVLENFGGDPQSQFKLLEDIGTDPNVVYIGNQPGPEAHQVEGPVAYEDVDQTDVRKDVLDEGTFGPQGPSL
- a CDS encoding DUF5800 family protein, whose amino-acid sequence is MTTLAFDEEGVDVVYEGTEFRLERELIEEATEKTYYDVTDHEVLQIVAEQPNLQGEPRRVGDIL
- a CDS encoding polymer-forming cytoskeletal protein — translated: MAFSRDPLDELVVPDGTEAKEVDLVTDGDVLVGGRSTVEFGVRGRNVLAGEAVEFGGAIEAEADCRLDMWCEVAENVLVGQDAYIGERVHVAGEMKVAGDLDIGDDVEIEEGFEANGWIVIRNPMPTIVFLFVYLKHLLLIGEEQTAQRLVSELVDEDEGEEIDADPLVIPKNATVSDDAWRVSTPATIGDDCRLHGNVRAETIAVGAETTIFGSLRARGDVTVGEGTRIHGDLTTRDGDVTIAAGARVLGDVSCAALELGPDAEIDGTIRANGEITMGTTDREPE
- the phoU gene encoding phosphate signaling complex protein PhoU; the encoded protein is MARKSYQEKLAELREDILYMSEVVMERLRMGLDALEQKDRELAREVIEGDGEINRMYLNLEQDCIDLLALQQPVASDLRFIAASFKIITDLERIADLATNLGEYTLDAEENLFPDVDVQEMGELTLQMIEDAMVAYDEEDTAACRELAARDDDLDHFAERASEIVVRDLIERELDSPEEVELLLQDVSRLLLTIRDLERVGDHSVNIAARTLYMVENDDELIY